In Acinonyx jubatus isolate Ajub_Pintada_27869175 chromosome A3, VMU_Ajub_asm_v1.0, whole genome shotgun sequence, a genomic segment contains:
- the BPIFB6 gene encoding BPI fold-containing family B member 6 yields the protein MLRILFLALCGLLTHTRADPGALLRLGLDIMNQVQSAMDESHILEQMAAEAGKKRPGMKPIKGITNLKVKDVQLPVITLSFLPGVGIFQCVSTGMTITGKSFIGGNMEIIVVLNITATNRLLQDEKTGLPTFKSEGCEVILVSVKTNLPSNMLPKVVNKFLDSTLHKVLPSLMCPAIDAVLVYVNRKWANLNAPMPVGQMGIVKYVLTSMPTTTANYLQVDFSPVVQQQEGNTIQLADAGEALEFPEGYAEGSSQLLLSATFLTTELALLQKSFNVNVQDMKIGKLPPQTTKTLAGFIPKVAKAYPKPKPLVTQIRINKPPKVTMKTGKSLLHLHGTLEMFAARRRGKAPVSLFLLETHFNLKIQYSVREDRLLMVTSLDRLLSLSRESSSIGAFSEKELTSFITDYLQEAYVPVVNDVLQVGFPLPDLLDIDYNLAELDIVENALVLVLDLKLD from the exons ATGCTGCGGATCCTGTTTCTGGCACTCTGTGGCCTGCTGACCCACACACGAGCTGACCCCGGGGCGCTGCTGCGGCTGGGCCTGGACATCATGAACC AGGTACAGAGTGCCATGGATGAGAGCCATATCCTGGAGCAGATGGCAGCTGAGGCGGGCAAGAAGCGGCCGGGAATGAAACCCATCAAGGGCATCAccaa TCTGAAGGTGAAGGATGTGCAGCTGCCTGTCATCACACTGAGCTTCCTACCTGGGGTGGGCATCTTCCAGTGTGTGTCCACCGGCATGACCATCACTGGCAAGAG CTTCATAGGTGGGAACATGGAGATCATCGTGGTTCTGAACATCACAGCCACCAACCGGCTTCTGCAGGATGAGAAAACGGGTCTCCCCACGTTCAAGAGTGAGGGCTGTGAGGTCATCCTGGTCAGCGTGAAGACCAACCTGCCTAGCAA CATGCTGCCTAAGGTTGTCAACAAGTTCCTGGACAGCACCCTACACAAAGTGCTTCCTAGCCTG ATGTGTCCAGCCATCGATGCGGTCCTGGTGTATGTGAACAGGAAGTGGGCCAACCTGAATG CTCCCATGCCCGTGGGCCAGATGGGCATCGTCAAATATGTCCTGACATCCATGCCAACCACCACAGCCAACTATCTCCAAGTAGACTTCAGT CCTGTGGTGCAGCAGCAAGAGGGCAACACCATCCAGCTTGCTGATGCCGGGGAGGCCCTCGAGTTCCCTGAGGGCTATGCTGAAGGCTCTTCACAGCTGCTGCTCTCGGCCACCTTCCTCACCACAGAGCTTGCCCTTCTGCAGAAGTCCTTTAATGTGAATGTCCAGGATATGAAG attgGTAAGCTGCCCCCACAAACCACTAAGACACTGGCTGGCTTCATCCCTAAA GTAGCTAAGGCCTATCCCAAGCCGAAGCCCTTGGTGACCCAGATCAGGATAAACAAGCCCCCCAAAGTCACCATGAAGACAGGGAAGAGCCTGCTGCACCTCCATGGCACCCTGGAGATGTTTGCTGCTCGGAGGCGAGGGAAAGCTCCTGTATCCCTCTTTCTCCTGGAAACT CACTTCAACCTGAAAATCCAGTACTCAGTTCGTGAGGACCGGCTGCTGATGGTCACCTCTCTGGACAG ATTACTGAGCCTATCACGGGAGTCCTCCTCGATTGGTGCCTTCAGT GAGAAGGAGTTGACTAGCTTCATCACAGATTATCTCCAAGAGGCGTATGTCCCAGTCGTCAATG ATGTGCTCCAAGTCGGGTTCCCACTTCCAGACTTGCTGGACATAGATTACAACCTGGCGGAGCTGGACATCGTAGAG AATGCCCTGGTGCTGGTGCTCGACTTGAAGCTGGACTGA